The Brasilonema sennae CENA114 genome includes a region encoding these proteins:
- a CDS encoding aldo/keto reductase yields METITLGQNGPAVTPLCIGTWAWGDKLFWNYGNNYGADQLQAAFSAALEVGVTFFDTAEVYGLGVSEEFLGQFLKKTDQQVQIATKYGPFPWRIFGQSVADALTDSLKRLQLGRVPLYQVHWPFAFFMSQETLMNALADEVKRGRIEAIGVSNYSADQMREAHQILAARGVPLAVNQVRYSLLTRQIETNGIFKTASELGVTILAYSPLAQGLLTGKYTADSANNLKDGRRIDSRFSKEGLQKIEPVISLLRQIGEKHGRTPAQVALRWLIAQGNVIPIAGAKTAEQVRQNAGALGWRLSDDEIRQLEEVSRSYK; encoded by the coding sequence GTGGAAACCATCACACTCGGACAAAATGGTCCAGCCGTTACACCCCTTTGCATTGGGACTTGGGCATGGGGTGATAAGCTCTTTTGGAATTATGGCAATAACTACGGTGCAGATCAATTGCAAGCAGCTTTTAGTGCAGCTTTAGAAGTTGGTGTCACCTTCTTTGATACCGCTGAAGTTTATGGATTGGGAGTTTCAGAGGAATTTTTGGGACAATTCTTAAAGAAAACCGACCAACAGGTACAAATTGCAACCAAGTATGGTCCTTTTCCTTGGCGAATTTTCGGTCAGTCTGTTGCTGATGCTCTGACAGATAGTCTCAAACGTCTACAATTAGGGCGAGTTCCTCTCTATCAGGTGCATTGGCCTTTTGCGTTTTTTATGAGTCAAGAAACCTTGATGAATGCTTTGGCTGATGAGGTGAAGCGGGGGAGAATTGAGGCGATCGGTGTCAGTAATTACTCAGCAGATCAAATGCGGGAAGCACACCAAATACTAGCAGCCCGTGGTGTACCTTTGGCAGTGAATCAAGTTCGTTACTCTTTACTGACTCGCCAAATTGAAACCAATGGTATTTTCAAAACTGCCAGTGAATTAGGTGTGACAATCTTGGCATATAGTCCTCTGGCTCAAGGCTTACTGACTGGTAAGTACACTGCTGATAGTGCTAATAATCTCAAAGATGGCAGAAGGATAGACTCCCGTTTTAGTAAAGAAGGCTTGCAGAAAATAGAGCCTGTGATATCTTTGCTACGCCAGATTGGAGAAAAACACGGGCGTACTCCTGCCCAAGTTGCCTTGAGGTGGTTAATCGCTCAAGGAAACGTTATTCCTATTGCTGGGGCGAAAACAGCGGAACAGGTACGACAGAATGCAGGTGCTTTGGGTTGGAGATTGAGCGACGATGAGATCAGGCAGTTAGAAGAAGTGAGCCGTTCTTACAAGTAA
- a CDS encoding inositol monophosphatase family protein — MTEFWTTILDFAQTTTARVGNQLMQDFGRVQASEKADGTLVTQSDKWADQEIRNAIASTFPDHGILSEEDDKVFRGTEWCWVIDPLDGTTNFTRGIPIWSISLGLLYKGTPVFGYVAVPPLGETFHGYWGSIPELEVPTGAFRNHHPIHTSNDDPSGNHFFNLCSRSTSVIQKDFPCKIRMLGVASYNFLTVAAGATLGGVEATPKVWDIAGAWVIVQAAGGSWRSLKSEPFPLIPQQDYTTRSFPTLVVSRRELLPIFAQFVEKVKI, encoded by the coding sequence ATGACTGAATTTTGGACAACAATTCTCGATTTTGCCCAAACCACCACAGCCAGAGTGGGAAATCAATTAATGCAAGATTTTGGGCGAGTGCAGGCTTCGGAAAAAGCTGATGGCACTTTGGTGACGCAATCAGATAAATGGGCAGATCAAGAAATACGAAACGCCATAGCATCTACTTTCCCTGATCACGGTATCTTGAGCGAAGAAGATGATAAGGTTTTCCGTGGTACCGAATGGTGCTGGGTGATTGATCCCTTAGACGGTACAACTAACTTTACTCGTGGGATTCCTATTTGGTCGATTTCTTTGGGTTTACTGTATAAAGGCACACCAGTTTTTGGTTACGTTGCTGTGCCACCATTGGGAGAAACTTTTCACGGTTACTGGGGAAGTATACCTGAGTTAGAAGTACCAACAGGAGCTTTTCGCAATCATCATCCTATCCATACTAGTAATGATGATCCTAGTGGAAATCACTTCTTCAACCTATGTTCGCGTAGCACCTCAGTTATACAGAAAGACTTTCCTTGTAAAATTCGGATGTTGGGTGTTGCTAGCTATAACTTCTTGACGGTTGCTGCTGGCGCGACACTGGGTGGTGTTGAAGCGACACCAAAAGTTTGGGATATAGCAGGTGCTTGGGTGATTGTTCAAGCAGCAGGGGGAAGCTGGCGATCGCTCAAGTCAGAGCCATTTCCTTTAATACCACAACAAGATTACACGACTCGCTCTTTCCCAACATTGGTTGTCAGTCGAAGAGAATTGCTTCCGATTTTTGCTCAGTTTGTCGAAAAGGTAAAGATTTAA
- the chlG gene encoding chlorophyll synthase ChlG yields MSESTPTTPDPDSPEALNSVTPTQEVKAAVDRSAKTRQLLGMKGAASGETSIWKIRLQLMKPITWIPLIWGVVCGAASSGEYTWTLENVLKSATCMLLAGPLLTGYTQTLNEYYDREIDAINEPYRPIPSGAIPLPQVITQILVLLFAGIGLAFVLDVWAGHEFPTITVAAILGSFIAYIYSAPPLKLKQNGWLGTYALGASYIALPWCTGHALFGELNWKIVVLTVVYSLAGLGIAIVNDFKSIEGDRKFGLKSLPVMFGVTTAAWICVVMIDVFQVAIAAYLVYIHENLYAAILVLLVIPQITFQDMYFLRDPLANDVKYQASAQPFLVFGMLVAGLAIGHAGV; encoded by the coding sequence ATGTCTGAATCAACTCCCACTACTCCAGATCCAGATTCACCAGAAGCACTAAACTCGGTAACACCAACACAGGAAGTCAAAGCTGCTGTTGATCGTAGTGCCAAAACAAGGCAACTGCTGGGTATGAAAGGTGCAGCGTCTGGAGAAACCTCAATTTGGAAAATCCGCCTGCAACTGATGAAACCCATCACTTGGATTCCCTTAATATGGGGCGTCGTTTGCGGTGCTGCTTCTTCCGGCGAGTACACATGGACTCTGGAAAATGTCCTGAAATCAGCAACGTGTATGTTGCTAGCAGGACCATTGCTAACAGGTTACACGCAAACCCTGAATGAATACTATGACCGCGAAATTGATGCGATTAACGAACCATATCGCCCAATTCCCTCCGGAGCAATTCCCTTACCCCAGGTAATCACGCAGATATTAGTATTACTTTTTGCTGGTATTGGTTTAGCGTTTGTTCTGGATGTTTGGGCAGGTCATGAGTTTCCCACGATTACTGTGGCTGCCATATTAGGTTCCTTCATAGCATACATCTATTCTGCACCACCTCTGAAGTTAAAACAGAACGGTTGGTTAGGAACCTATGCCCTTGGTGCTAGTTACATCGCCTTGCCTTGGTGTACTGGTCATGCTTTGTTTGGTGAACTCAATTGGAAAATTGTTGTTCTGACTGTGGTTTATAGTTTGGCTGGCTTGGGCATTGCGATTGTCAATGACTTCAAGAGTATAGAAGGCGATCGCAAGTTCGGATTAAAATCACTTCCTGTGATGTTTGGTGTCACCACTGCTGCGTGGATTTGCGTAGTCATGATTGATGTTTTTCAAGTGGCGATCGCGGCTTATCTGGTCTACATCCATGAGAACTTGTATGCAGCAATTCTCGTACTACTTGTCATTCCGCAAATCACCTTCCAGGATATGTACTTTCTACGCGATCCACTGGCAAATGATGTCAAATACCAAGCAAGTGCCCAACCATTTCTCGTTTTCGGGATGCTCGTTGCTGGGTTAGCAATTGGTCATGCTGGTGTTTGA
- a CDS encoding BCD family MFS transporter, whose amino-acid sequence MASGDLIDSQKNSLAMPKVNVLTMFRLGLFQMGLGIMSILTLGVLNRIMIKELAIPATLVAGTIAVHQFVAPARLWFGQLSDAKPFLNYHRTGYVWVGAALFAIASFLAVQVTWQLGASFYSVGWTTQTYGWVALLAGIFAFYGLALSSSSTPFAALLVDVSDEDNRSKLVGVVWSMLMVGIVIGAIISSKLLPAATTCQEAATGTVSLYSQPEQLLALQNSVNRLFFILPGVVCGLSILSTAGIEKKYSRYGIRSSIVKREDQITLKRAMKVLTASRQTGLFFTFLLVMTISLFMQEAVMEPYGGEVFGMCVSQTTRLNAFWGTGTLIALGLTGFLVVPRIGKQKTTVLGCLTVALTMVLVILSGFTANQKLLQGALFLFGLASGVTTTGAISLMLDLTAAETAGTFIGAWGLAQAMARGLATVSGGAILDVGKQIFPQKVLAYSLVFGLQALGMILAIWFLSRVNVREFQTNAKQAIASILESELD is encoded by the coding sequence ATGGCAAGCGGCGATTTGATTGATTCTCAAAAAAATTCCTTGGCCATGCCAAAGGTTAATGTATTGACGATGTTTCGGCTTGGCTTATTTCAAATGGGGCTAGGCATCATGTCGATTCTCACCCTAGGAGTGCTGAATCGCATCATGATTAAGGAATTAGCAATTCCAGCTACACTGGTAGCCGGTACTATAGCAGTGCATCAGTTCGTTGCACCAGCAAGGCTGTGGTTTGGACAGTTATCTGATGCTAAACCCTTTCTGAACTATCACCGTACTGGTTATGTGTGGGTGGGTGCAGCTTTATTTGCGATCGCATCTTTCCTAGCAGTACAAGTGACTTGGCAGTTGGGTGCTAGTTTTTACTCCGTTGGATGGACGACTCAAACTTACGGCTGGGTTGCCCTGCTGGCAGGAATTTTTGCCTTCTACGGATTGGCATTGAGTTCTAGTTCCACCCCTTTTGCAGCTTTGCTGGTGGATGTTTCTGATGAAGACAACCGTTCTAAACTAGTTGGTGTTGTCTGGTCAATGCTGATGGTAGGCATTGTTATTGGGGCAATTATTAGCTCAAAGTTATTGCCAGCAGCTACTACTTGTCAAGAAGCAGCAACAGGAACAGTATCTCTATATAGCCAACCTGAACAGTTATTGGCGCTGCAAAACTCGGTTAACCGCCTATTCTTTATTCTTCCAGGCGTAGTTTGTGGGTTATCCATATTATCAACAGCAGGAATTGAAAAAAAATATTCTCGATATGGCATACGCTCCTCTATCGTAAAACGAGAAGACCAAATTACTCTCAAAAGGGCGATGAAAGTCTTGACTGCTAGCCGCCAAACAGGTTTGTTTTTTACCTTTTTGCTAGTGATGACAATCAGCTTGTTTATGCAAGAAGCTGTAATGGAACCCTATGGCGGTGAAGTGTTTGGCATGTGTGTCTCCCAAACGACGAGATTGAATGCGTTTTGGGGAACTGGGACGCTGATTGCTCTTGGTTTAACTGGTTTTTTAGTTGTACCACGCATAGGCAAACAAAAAACCACCGTGTTGGGATGCTTAACAGTCGCCCTAACTATGGTATTGGTGATACTATCGGGATTCACTGCCAATCAGAAACTCCTACAAGGAGCGTTATTCCTGTTTGGTTTAGCCTCCGGTGTGACCACAACAGGAGCTATTAGCCTCATGCTAGACTTGACCGCAGCAGAAACTGCTGGCACATTCATTGGGGCTTGGGGTTTAGCGCAGGCAATGGCACGGGGGCTGGCGACAGTGAGTGGTGGTGCTATATTGGACGTAGGGAAACAAATATTTCCTCAGAAAGTGCTGGCATATAGCTTGGTTTTTGGACTGCAAGCGCTTGGTATGATATTAGCGATTTGGTTCCTCAGTCGAGTTAATGTGAGAGAATTTCAGACAAATGCTAAGCAGGCGATCGCATCCATTTTAGAAAGCGAATTAGATTAG
- a CDS encoding circadian clock KaiB family protein produces the protein MTSDKPLLPPLFKGIALFTPGGDLIYCIDPSKQGRWHLHLCVSLQEILDLPEPPHFLVPCYTATIDHWLNPRTQQIQTFAEAYPAVMRHQAVLNAIFGTGELAWQSAPWQEGLCDHLVLTTYRSTFPQLWEDHDLVVRLDLWDANPSYYEPTTSAQQPEPKTKGYVLRLFVAGHSSATQRILENLHELLEKNLGNPYTLKVIDVLTNPEQAESNQVSATPTLVKVWPHPVRRIVGDLDNVEKILQMLAGQENS, from the coding sequence TTGACATCCGACAAACCACTTTTACCTCCACTGTTTAAAGGCATTGCGCTGTTTACACCTGGAGGAGATTTAATTTACTGTATCGACCCTAGTAAGCAAGGTCGATGGCATTTACATTTGTGCGTTAGTTTGCAGGAAATTCTGGATTTACCAGAACCACCTCATTTTCTAGTACCTTGCTACACCGCGACTATAGACCATTGGTTAAATCCACGCACTCAACAGATACAAACTTTCGCTGAGGCTTATCCGGCAGTTATGCGACATCAAGCCGTTCTTAACGCTATTTTTGGGACAGGGGAGTTAGCATGGCAATCTGCACCTTGGCAGGAGGGCTTGTGCGATCACTTAGTATTGACAACATATCGCTCTACATTTCCTCAGCTTTGGGAAGACCACGACTTAGTTGTGCGGCTTGACCTTTGGGATGCAAATCCTTCATACTATGAACCAACAACGTCCGCGCAACAACCCGAACCAAAAACAAAAGGTTATGTTCTGCGCCTGTTTGTTGCCGGACACAGTAGCGCAACACAACGCATTTTAGAGAATTTACATGAACTACTAGAAAAAAATCTTGGCAACCCTTACACACTAAAAGTAATTGACGTTTTAACGAATCCAGAACAAGCAGAATCCAATCAAGTTTCTGCGACTCCTACCCTCGTCAAAGTTTGGCCTCATCCTGTTCGACGCATTGTTGGAGATTTGGATAATGTGGAGAAAATTTTACAGATGCTGGCTGGTCAGGAAAATTCATAA
- the wecB gene encoding non-hydrolyzing UDP-N-acetylglucosamine 2-epimerase, which translates to MTKKQIYIILGTRPEAIKLAPVIQVFQNSSSLNTSVILTGQHREMVEQVMRLFNLKATHDLEIMQPKQSLSDITCRSLQGLEGLFQESKPDLVLVQGDTTTAFAATLAAFYQKIPVGHVEAGLRTDDLFNPYPEEANRRLISQLTQLHFAPTPIAVENLERSGVLGEIHLTGNTVIDALLTVAATVPVCDIPGLEWEKYRVLLATVHRRENWGEPLHDIAQGFLQLLDKFGDTALLLPLHRNPIVREPLQTLLGNHPRVFLTEPLDYAELVGAIMRSHLLLTDSGGLQEEAPSVGKPVLVLRETTERPEAVTAGTAKLVGTQSENIFATAAQLLSDSTAYEAMANAINPFGDGHAAKRILQIVQNYLQLSPETSASLQEHFGN; encoded by the coding sequence ATGACAAAAAAGCAAATTTACATTATATTGGGTACTCGTCCGGAAGCAATCAAACTAGCTCCAGTCATTCAGGTTTTCCAAAATTCCTCAAGTCTGAACACATCTGTTATTTTGACAGGACAGCATCGCGAGATGGTTGAGCAAGTGATGCGGCTGTTCAACCTCAAAGCGACTCATGATTTGGAGATTATGCAACCAAAGCAATCTCTGAGTGATATCACCTGCCGCAGTTTACAAGGTTTGGAAGGATTATTCCAAGAAAGTAAGCCAGATTTAGTCCTAGTGCAGGGAGATACGACTACGGCATTTGCCGCAACTTTGGCTGCATTCTATCAAAAAATCCCTGTAGGACATGTAGAAGCTGGGTTAAGGACGGATGACTTATTTAATCCTTATCCGGAAGAAGCTAATCGGCGGCTGATTTCTCAACTAACTCAATTGCACTTTGCGCCAACGCCAATAGCCGTGGAAAATCTAGAACGTTCTGGTGTTTTGGGCGAAATTCACCTGACGGGTAACACAGTGATTGATGCGCTGTTAACTGTAGCTGCAACTGTTCCTGTTTGTGATATACCTGGATTGGAATGGGAAAAATATCGTGTCCTGCTGGCAACAGTTCACCGCCGTGAAAATTGGGGAGAACCACTGCATGATATAGCTCAAGGATTTTTACAGTTACTGGATAAGTTCGGTGATACAGCTTTGCTACTGCCATTGCACCGTAATCCGATAGTGCGAGAACCGTTGCAAACACTATTGGGAAACCATCCGCGTGTCTTTTTAACAGAACCTTTAGATTATGCTGAATTAGTGGGAGCGATTATGCGATCGCACCTTTTACTTACCGACTCTGGCGGTTTACAGGAAGAAGCACCCAGTGTTGGAAAACCAGTTTTGGTTTTGAGAGAAACAACAGAAAGACCTGAAGCAGTCACTGCGGGTACAGCTAAACTAGTGGGAACTCAAAGCGAGAACATTTTTGCGACTGCAGCCCAATTGCTTTCTGATTCTACTGCTTATGAAGCAATGGCAAACGCGATTAATCCCTTTGGCGATGGTCATGCAGCAAAGCGAATTTTACAAATTGTGCAAAATTACTTGCAGCTTTCCCCAGAAACATCAGCCTCACTTCAAGAGCATTTTGGCAATTAA
- a CDS encoding MDR/zinc-dependent alcohol dehydrogenase-like family protein, giving the protein MQGIWLENNQLQLRTNIPIPEPPPGEALVRVLCAGVCNTDLELKRGYYPYTGILGHEFVGVVEQGPQHLVNQRVVGEINAVCGQCRFCRSGQPTHCENRTVLGIVNRNGAFAEYLCLPIQNLHPVPENIPTEVATFTEPLAAALEIQQQVQLRPDDRVLVIGDGKLGQLVAQTLALTGCDLLVVGRHQDKLAHLEARGIKTGFADTVTDRAFDISVECTGNSEGFALAHRALRPRGTLVLKSTYAGKLSLDASSLVVDEITLIGSRCGPFAPALELLAQEKVDVKSLINACYPLADGLAAFERAQTKGVLKVLLEMS; this is encoded by the coding sequence ATGCAAGGAATCTGGCTCGAAAATAATCAACTTCAACTACGAACTAATATCCCTATTCCCGAACCGCCACCAGGAGAAGCTTTGGTGCGTGTTCTCTGTGCTGGTGTCTGTAACACTGATCTAGAACTGAAGAGGGGTTACTATCCATATACTGGTATTCTAGGACATGAGTTTGTTGGTGTTGTTGAACAAGGACCACAACACTTAGTCAACCAGAGAGTTGTCGGAGAAATCAATGCTGTTTGCGGGCAATGTCGATTCTGTCGCAGTGGACAACCGACTCATTGCGAAAATCGTACTGTGCTTGGTATTGTCAACCGCAATGGAGCTTTTGCTGAATACCTGTGTTTGCCAATACAGAACTTGCATCCTGTACCTGAAAATATTCCTACAGAAGTGGCAACTTTTACTGAACCTTTAGCAGCAGCATTGGAAATTCAACAGCAGGTACAGTTACGTCCAGATGACCGGGTGCTTGTTATTGGGGATGGTAAGCTAGGACAACTTGTGGCGCAAACGTTAGCTTTAACAGGCTGCGATCTGTTGGTTGTGGGGCGTCATCAAGATAAGCTTGCTCATTTAGAGGCACGGGGTATCAAAACTGGCTTTGCTGATACAGTGACTGATAGAGCTTTTGATATTTCTGTGGAGTGTACTGGTAACTCGGAAGGCTTTGCACTTGCTCACCGTGCCTTGCGTCCACGAGGAACTCTGGTACTCAAAAGTACTTATGCTGGGAAATTAAGCCTTGATGCCTCTTCTTTAGTTGTGGATGAAATTACTCTTATTGGTTCCCGTTGTGGTCCTTTTGCGCCTGCACTTGAACTGTTGGCACAAGAAAAAGTTGACGTAAAATCTCTCATTAATGCTTGTTATCCTCTGGCTGATGGGCTGGCTGCTTTTGAACGCGCTCAGACAAAGGGTGTTTTAAAAGTTTTGTTAGAAATGAGTTAG
- a CDS encoding helix-turn-helix domain-containing protein: protein MPVPYSTDLRQRVVDAYKAKEGSQRQLADRFKVSLSFVQRLIRRYRNTGKVSAKPHRGGAIPSP, encoded by the coding sequence ATGCCTGTCCCCTACTCAACGGATCTACGCCAACGTGTGGTTGATGCTTATAAAGCAAAAGAAGGGTCGCAACGACAATTAGCCGACCGCTTCAAAGTCAGCTTATCATTCGTTCAACGGTTAATACGTCGTTATCGAAATACAGGAAAAGTCAGCGCAAAACCACATCGAGGTGGAGCGATTCCTAGCCCCTAA
- a CDS encoding ChaN family lipoprotein: MTQSLKTNLQALVQIVTDRQRHLGKKTKQGKNKKLFFCLLPFTFYFLLSTLPAYPQQLNNSCPPKTVLFPSRGVAASKVFEEQIPNWEKTCGNPINYFPSFEKMILELKKVNIVYLGENHDNSQDHKRQLEIIQKLYNQNPNIAIAMEMFQRPLQDVVNQYLAGKLTEEELVQKSEYEKRWGFPWENYAPIIQFAKEKRLSVIALSTPSEISRKVAQQGLEGLTPSERKFIPPLSEIKTDNEEYRQTLQSVFQQHQAANHGNSADVEKFFQAQVVWDETMADGIAQFVKAYQNHQVIVLAGRGHIIYNYGIPDRVARRLKNEKFIQRSILLSPPDEPTTRKNKRIADFILSNTTDAQGN, from the coding sequence ATGACACAGTCTCTAAAAACTAATTTACAGGCATTAGTACAAATAGTAACAGACAGACAAAGGCATTTAGGAAAAAAAACGAAACAAGGAAAAAATAAAAAACTATTTTTTTGCCTTTTGCCTTTTACTTTTTACTTTCTCCTAAGCACCTTGCCTGCTTATCCTCAACAACTCAATAATTCTTGCCCACCGAAAACTGTTTTATTTCCTTCAAGAGGAGTTGCAGCAAGCAAAGTCTTTGAGGAGCAAATCCCAAATTGGGAGAAAACTTGTGGAAACCCAATAAATTATTTCCCTAGCTTTGAAAAAATGATATTAGAGCTAAAAAAAGTAAATATTGTTTATTTAGGGGAAAATCATGACAATTCGCAAGACCATAAAAGGCAGCTAGAAATTATTCAAAAACTTTACAATCAAAATCCAAACATTGCCATTGCAATGGAAATGTTTCAACGACCACTACAAGATGTTGTGAATCAATATCTAGCAGGTAAACTTACAGAAGAAGAATTGGTACAGAAAAGTGAATATGAAAAACGCTGGGGATTTCCTTGGGAGAATTATGCACCAATTATTCAGTTTGCAAAAGAAAAACGACTTTCCGTTATCGCCTTAAGCACTCCTTCAGAAATCAGCCGCAAAGTTGCTCAACAAGGCTTAGAAGGCTTAACACCATCTGAACGGAAATTTATTCCTCCTCTATCAGAAATTAAGACAGATAACGAAGAATATCGCCAAACTTTACAATCAGTCTTTCAGCAGCATCAAGCCGCAAATCATGGTAATAGTGCAGATGTTGAAAAATTTTTCCAAGCCCAAGTTGTATGGGACGAAACGATGGCAGATGGTATTGCTCAATTTGTCAAAGCTTATCAAAACCATCAAGTTATCGTATTAGCCGGACGGGGACATATCATTTATAATTATGGTATTCCAGATCGTGTTGCTCGTCGCCTCAAGAATGAAAAATTCATTCAGCGTTCTATTTTACTTAGTCCGCCAGATGAGCCTACTACACGCAAAAATAAGCGAATAGCAGACTTTATTCTTTCTAACACCACAGACGCACAGGGCAATTAA
- the iscB gene encoding RNA-guided endonuclease IscB has protein sequence MSNQNYVFVLDTNGKPLNPCRPITARKLLNANKAAVFRRYPFTIILKKEVVDTPEPITLKLDPGSKATGIALLQREKVVFGASLAHRGQAIKASLDSRRAIRRSRRARHTRYRQPRFLNRTRAKGWLAPSLQHRVETTLTWIDRFIRFAPIGSIVQELVRFDLQRLENPEISGIEYQQGELQGYEVREYLLNKWDRKCAYCGAENVPLQVEHIHPKAKGGSNRISNLCLACDKCNAKKGTQDIKQFLAKKPEVLKRVLAQAKRPLKDAAAVNSTRWALFNRLKAIGLPVSRASGGLTKFNRTRLQLPKAHWLDAACVGKVESLLLLTQQPLLIKALGWGCRQMVQTDKYGFPRKGYRAKQKVKNWNTGDIVSVVAGKFAGITGKRLKTVRFKGNFDIRLSKELVISVSRNDIKAVHRKDGYDYKFAQV, from the coding sequence ATGTCTAATCAAAATTACGTTTTTGTACTTGATACTAACGGAAAACCACTCAACCCTTGCCGCCCTATCACAGCAAGGAAACTGCTGAACGCCAACAAAGCAGCGGTTTTCCGACGCTATCCTTTTACGATTATCCTCAAAAAGGAAGTAGTTGATACGCCAGAGCCTATCACACTCAAATTAGATCCCGGTTCAAAAGCAACTGGTATCGCGCTGCTGCAACGGGAAAAAGTCGTGTTTGGCGCATCGCTTGCCCACAGAGGACAAGCAATAAAAGCATCTTTGGATTCACGACGAGCCATCCGTCGCAGCCGTAGAGCCAGACATACACGTTATCGACAACCCCGATTCTTAAATCGTACTCGTGCAAAAGGATGGTTAGCACCCAGCTTGCAGCATCGAGTAGAAACAACTCTGACTTGGATTGACAGATTCATTCGATTTGCGCCCATTGGTTCAATTGTTCAAGAATTAGTCAGATTTGACCTCCAACGGCTTGAGAATCCTGAAATTTCCGGAATTGAATATCAGCAAGGAGAGTTGCAAGGCTATGAAGTCAGAGAATACCTCTTGAACAAATGGGATAGAAAATGCGCTTACTGTGGCGCGGAAAATGTGCCTTTGCAGGTTGAACATATTCATCCCAAAGCCAAGGGCGGCAGCAATCGAATTTCTAACCTTTGCCTTGCTTGTGATAAATGCAACGCTAAAAAAGGAACTCAGGATATTAAGCAGTTTTTAGCTAAAAAGCCTGAAGTGTTGAAACGAGTTCTGGCACAAGCTAAACGTCCTTTAAAAGATGCTGCGGCTGTCAACTCAACCCGATGGGCATTGTTCAATCGGTTAAAAGCTATAGGTTTGCCTGTTAGCAGGGCTTCAGGTGGATTAACTAAGTTTAACCGTACCCGACTACAGCTACCCAAAGCCCATTGGTTGGATGCAGCGTGTGTGGGTAAAGTTGAATCACTTTTGCTTTTAACTCAGCAGCCATTATTGATAAAGGCGTTGGGGTGGGGATGCCGACAGATGGTGCAAACCGATAAATACGGATTTCCCCGAAAAGGATATCGAGCCAAGCAAAAAGTAAAAAACTGGAACACTGGCGATATTGTTTCGGTTGTTGCTGGGAAGTTTGCAGGTATTACAGGGAAACGACTAAAAACCGTGCGTTTTAAAGGAAACTTTGATATTCGTTTAAGCAAAGAATTGGTAATTAGTGTTTCTCGAAACGACATCAAAGCAGTACATCGTAAAGATGGTTATGACTACAAGTTTGCGCAAGTTTAG
- a CDS encoding dienelactone hydrolase family protein: MQIEQTEVMISTPEGQMPAFLCTPVIADRKSAVLLLMEAFGLTPHIRDVAARIANEGYVVLTPDLYYRELPNNKFGYDEVEQARAMMFRLDFGKPMEEDLRAALAYIKSRSDVYPDRIGVTGFCLGGGLSFLTACKFSDEIAAAAPFYGVVLDEWIDAVTNITVPVYLFFGGADPFIPNERVQQIESRFKELGKEYTLKVYSDADHGFFCHERSSYNRLAAENSWRELTWFLEKHLHKTI; the protein is encoded by the coding sequence ATGCAAATCGAACAGACAGAGGTGATGATTTCCACGCCTGAAGGACAGATGCCTGCCTTCTTGTGTACACCTGTTATTGCTGATCGCAAGAGCGCTGTTCTCCTGTTAATGGAAGCCTTTGGCTTAACGCCACACATTCGAGACGTCGCAGCCCGAATTGCGAACGAAGGTTACGTGGTTCTCACGCCAGATCTCTATTATCGCGAGTTGCCGAACAACAAATTCGGATATGACGAGGTTGAGCAAGCCAGGGCTATGATGTTCCGCCTCGATTTCGGTAAACCTATGGAAGAGGATCTTCGGGCAGCGTTGGCTTATATTAAGTCACGATCAGATGTGTATCCAGATAGAATTGGTGTTACCGGGTTTTGTCTGGGTGGCGGACTGAGTTTTCTGACTGCCTGCAAGTTCTCGGACGAAATCGCGGCAGCTGCTCCCTTCTACGGTGTGGTTTTAGATGAGTGGATCGACGCGGTGACAAACATCACAGTACCTGTATACTTATTCTTCGGTGGTGCCGATCCATTTATTCCTAACGAACGCGTTCAACAAATCGAGTCCCGATTCAAGGAACTGGGGAAAGAGTACACGTTGAAGGTTTACAGTGATGCCGATCATGGGTTTTTCTGCCACGAGCGTTCTTCCTACAACCGTTTGGCCGCCGAAAACTCTTGGCGCGAGCTAACATGGTTCTTGGAAAAACACCTACACAAGACTATCTAA